One stretch of Ictalurus punctatus breed USDA103 chromosome 5, Coco_2.0, whole genome shotgun sequence DNA includes these proteins:
- the LOC124628150 gene encoding uncharacterized protein LOC124628150, translating to MIDMAQKRLKCSSDMEIKKKRTENSPLSHDFFYDGNQSFSNDSHTPLNPYLTEAINRLNESLIPSHQVVSERPNQSPNHVVSNTTVTPNDIFSELNQCLLELHNNLNEHGHSVQINPDLIDAVNQLNENLRSSEQNNTQNENPRRISSQTVSSTPVTSHDIFFELNQCLLELQNNLIEQRESLQINPCLIDVVNQINENMSLPPVQNIVSTPENAQEPSPLSSHDTIHELNQSIMRINDGLVNLIENPDNIAQNSENDNERNRPMENIHSPNTQDSQMENTHSPDTQDSQMENSPDIQVEQEGDGLDPNIRIINRERFNNTEIRRRVNFSSIANVDSFADFYNYVLEILNSAIEIANNLISAKDVVTVEIRGDTVNVSSRVQIDNGVIDLGSFLTMLENAIQSKREIFTDNTLEIVVQIVRPLRGGGNRRKIGHIFKSETLQKKMQHLYIFHNRDNMCFAFDRSGGPLAVPDVHHQLLGFPDVELEVVVVIPSYKALIRSLYSPYFLSIIQATMEKSFKNVCRWHVPKLQQKSEV from the exons atgatagatatggcgcagaaacgactgaaatgcagttcggatatggagattaaaaaaaagagaaccgaaaattctccattatcgcatgatttcttttatgacggaaaccagagtttttcaaatgattcgcacacacccctgaacccatatttaactgaagcgatcaacAGGCTGAACGAAAGTTTAATACCGTCACACCAAGTCGttagtgagagacctaatcagagtccaaatCACGTCGTATCAAACACAACGGTAACGCCgaatgatatattttctgaattaaatcaatgtctgttagagttacataataacctaaatgaacacggtcattcagtacaaataaaccctgatctaatcgatgcagtcaatcagttgaatgaaaatttaagatcgtcagaacagaacaatactcaaaatgaaaaccccagaCGAATTTCCAGTCAAACTGTATCAAGTACGCCGGTCACGTCGCACGACATatttttcgaattaaatcaatgtctgttagagttacaaaataacctaatcgaacaaagagaatctttgcagataaatccatgtttaatagacgtggtgaatcaaatcaatgaaaatatgtcattacctcccgttcagaatatcgtctcgaCTCCAGAAAACGCTCAGGAACCTAGTCCGTTATCTTCTCATGATACGATACACGAACTTAATCAAAGTAttatgaggataaatgacggtcttgttaacttaatcgaaaaccctgacaatattgcacaaaattcgGAAAACGATAATGAACGCAACCGCccaatggaaaacatacactcacctaatacccaagattctcaaatggaaaacacacattcgcccgatacccaagattctcaaatggaaaactcgcccgatatccaagtagagcaagagggtgatggattagatcctaatattagaataattaatcgggaaagattcaacaacactgagattaggagaagagtgaatttttcttctatcgcgaacgttgacagctttgcagatttttataattatgttttagagattttaaacagcgcgattgaaatcgctaacaatttaatttctgccaaGGATGTAGTAACCGTTGAAATTAGAGGTGATACGGtcaatgtttcatcacgcgttcaaatagacaatggtgtcatcgatttaggttcttttctgaccatgctcgaaaatgcaattcagagtaaacgtgaaatttttaccgataatacccttgaaatagtcGTCCAAATCGTCCGACCACTTCGGGGTGGTGGAAatagaaggaaaataggccatatattcaaatcagaaaccctgcagaagaaaatgcagcatctatacatttttcacaacagagacaacatgtgcttcgcctt CGACAGGAGTGGGGGACCGCTTGCTGTGCCAGATGTTCACCACCAGCTCCTTGGTTTTCCTGATGTTGAGCTGGAGGTGGTTGTTGTCATACCATCTTATAAAGCTTTGATAAGATCTCTGTACTCCCCCTACTTTTTATCTATTATACAGGCAACAATGGAGAAGTCATTCAAAAATGTCTGTAGGTGGCATGTTCCCAAATTGCAGCAGAAGTCAGAGGTGTAG